The Flavobacterium sp. 123 genome contains a region encoding:
- a CDS encoding DUF4105 domain-containing protein → MNSSFLKKISFIVLLFLTINYSFSQNIILSNQAQVSVLTCGTGNESYSLFGHTAVRVSDPENFIDVVYNYGAFDFGTPNFVLKFIKGDLQYFAIAHSYTDFINDYIYEKRSVYQQELQIPKELKQKLFENLNASLQLEKRNYTYKFIDKNCTSMVVDVINKSLNTKAIVKSSDTDITYRTILYPYFDNHFYEKLGTSIIFGKKVDNLGTQIFLPFELQKSLKTASFQNHLLAKENKTIIEFEKEIPQSWWNNFYSYILILGFVIVINKKGIDIFYLGLLAILGILFVFVGFYSLHKELEYNYNILLFNPTLLVLVYFYFTKNNKWIYNLALVNLSCLAIYLTVLINKAHLLIVLPILITSLVVLVKLVLANKRIQKNS, encoded by the coding sequence ATGAATTCCTCTTTTCTTAAAAAAATTTCATTTATAGTACTTTTATTTTTAACTATTAACTATAGTTTCAGTCAAAATATCATATTATCAAATCAAGCTCAAGTTAGTGTTTTGACTTGTGGAACTGGCAACGAATCTTATTCTCTATTTGGCCATACTGCAGTTCGAGTAAGCGATCCTGAAAACTTCATAGATGTGGTATACAACTATGGCGCTTTTGATTTTGGCACTCCAAATTTTGTGCTGAAATTCATTAAAGGCGACTTACAATATTTTGCAATCGCGCACTCTTACACTGATTTTATAAATGATTATATTTATGAAAAGAGATCTGTTTACCAACAGGAACTTCAAATCCCAAAAGAGTTAAAACAAAAATTATTTGAAAATTTAAATGCTAGTTTACAGTTAGAAAAACGAAATTACACTTATAAATTCATTGACAAAAACTGTACTTCGATGGTGGTTGATGTCATCAACAAATCATTAAACACAAAAGCTATAGTAAAAAGCTCCGATACTGATATAACTTATAGAACCATACTTTATCCTTATTTTGACAATCATTTTTATGAGAAACTCGGAACAAGTATCATTTTCGGAAAAAAAGTAGACAATTTAGGAACACAGATATTTTTGCCTTTCGAATTACAAAAAAGTTTAAAAACGGCTTCTTTTCAAAATCATCTTCTTGCCAAAGAGAACAAAACTATAATTGAATTTGAAAAAGAAATACCTCAATCTTGGTGGAATAATTTTTACAGTTATATACTTATCCTTGGATTTGTAATTGTAATCAACAAAAAAGGAATTGATATATTTTATCTTGGCCTACTTGCTATATTAGGAATATTGTTTGTATTTGTTGGCTTTTATTCTTTACACAAAGAATTAGAATACAATTACAACATCCTTTTATTCAACCCTACTCTATTAGTATTGGTTTATTTTTATTTTACAAAAAACAACAAATGGATTTATAATCTAGCCTTGGTAAATCTTTCTTGCTTAGCTATTTACCTTACTGTTTTAATTAACAAAGCCCATCTATTAATTGTATTACCTATACTAATAACTAGCCTTGTCGTTTTAGTAAAATTAGTATTGGCTAACAAACGAATTCAAAAAAATTCTTAA
- a CDS encoding exopolysaccharide biosynthesis polyprenyl glycosylphosphotransferase yields the protein MFFKNKIHFEISERKVILRFFDFGFVLVALYSAGYFFDFNYFIVSKFNPRWIIVLGVYISFFATIFEMYNLQVASNQFQIIRSTILTASTTVLVYLLTPIFTPQLPTNRIQMLVFYLTVFSSLFLWRMIYVHFLASNRFAQNAILICDKEQLEELIFGLESIDPHYKIVAYISSDCNEKEDNAYHYVRNIKKNDLVSFVKENSISEIVIASQKTEGITIDLYHQLISLLESGNSIREYTQVYESKTHRIPVQYISRDFYRFFPFSRSNNNKLYILGVRIFEIIISCVGLAIGLLFIPFILLGNAIGNRGKLFYTQERVGKDAKIFKIFKFRTMVKNAESNGAVFTTSNDTRVTSFGKFLRKTRIDEFPQFINILKGEMAVIGPRPERAVFVDEIAELMPFYETRHVIKPGLTGWAQVNYSYGETIDDSLIKLQYDLYYIKHRSIYLDLNIIFKTITTVLFYRGQ from the coding sequence ATGTTCTTTAAAAACAAAATACATTTTGAAATTTCAGAAAGGAAGGTCATTCTGCGTTTTTTTGATTTTGGTTTTGTTTTAGTAGCATTATATTCAGCAGGTTATTTTTTTGATTTTAATTACTTCATTGTTTCAAAATTTAATCCTCGTTGGATTATAGTTCTTGGGGTTTATATTAGTTTTTTTGCAACTATTTTTGAGATGTATAATCTTCAAGTGGCTAGCAACCAATTTCAAATTATAAGAAGTACTATACTTACCGCATCTACAACAGTTTTAGTTTATTTATTAACGCCAATTTTCACGCCACAACTACCTACAAATAGAATTCAAATGTTGGTTTTTTATTTGACAGTGTTTAGTTCTTTGTTTTTATGGAGGATGATTTATGTTCATTTTTTGGCTTCCAATAGATTTGCTCAAAATGCAATATTAATCTGTGATAAAGAGCAATTAGAAGAATTGATTTTTGGTTTAGAAAGCATTGATCCGCATTATAAAATTGTGGCATATATAAGCTCAGATTGTAATGAAAAAGAAGACAACGCTTATCATTATGTGAGGAATATTAAAAAAAATGATTTGGTTTCATTTGTCAAAGAAAATTCTATTTCAGAAATTGTTATTGCATCTCAAAAAACAGAAGGGATAACAATTGATTTATACCACCAACTGATTAGTTTATTAGAATCTGGAAATAGTATTAGGGAATACACGCAAGTGTACGAAAGTAAAACACACCGTATTCCAGTTCAATATATTTCTAGAGATTTTTATCGTTTTTTTCCATTCAGTCGAAGTAATAACAATAAGCTCTACATATTAGGTGTACGGATTTTTGAAATAATAATTTCGTGTGTTGGCTTAGCTATTGGGCTTCTGTTTATTCCTTTTATTCTTCTTGGGAATGCTATTGGCAACAGGGGTAAATTGTTTTATACCCAAGAGCGAGTAGGGAAAGATGCTAAAATATTCAAAATATTCAAATTTAGAACTATGGTTAAAAATGCGGAGTCTAATGGCGCCGTTTTTACAACTAGTAATGATACTAGAGTTACCTCTTTCGGGAAGTTTTTGAGAAAAACGAGAATAGATGAGTTTCCTCAGTTTATAAATATCCTAAAAGGGGAAATGGCAGTTATTGGACCTCGTCCAGAACGAGCTGTTTTTGTGGATGAGATTGCTGAACTTATGCCGTTTTATGAAACCCGACATGTAATCAAGCCAGGACTTACGGGCTGGGCACAAGTAAATTATTCCTATGGAGAGACAATTGATGACAGTCTAATAAAGCTACAATATGATTTGTATTATATAAAACATCGTAGTATTTACCTAGATTTAAATATCATTTTCAAAACAATTACCACAGTTTTGTTTTATAGAGGCCAATAA
- a CDS encoding PorV/PorQ family protein, translating to MNIGVDAAALGMANTVVASTMDVNSVYWNPAGLTHLSDHQVAVMHANYFANIAQYDYLAYASPIDDQSAWGISLIRFGVDDILNTTELIDSEGNIDYNRISLFSTADYGFTFSYARKFPVSGFQYGVNAKVIRRIIGNFANSWGFGFDIGLQYEKNDWQFGLMIRDITTTYNVWRIDEVEYQKIANAIPEQNQELPESTEITAPKIQLGLSKKFTIHYDYSVMAAANMNMRFAKTNDLITTDFISIDPALGFEFGYTDLVFLRGGLGNFQNVQQFDNSKKVSFQPNIGLGFKYKGIQIDYALTDLGNQSTTLYSNIFSVKVDLGMFRN from the coding sequence ATGAATATTGGTGTGGATGCGGCGGCATTAGGTATGGCAAATACTGTTGTAGCATCGACTATGGATGTTAATTCAGTCTACTGGAATCCTGCAGGTTTAACCCATTTAAGCGACCATCAAGTAGCTGTAATGCATGCCAATTATTTTGCTAATATTGCGCAATACGATTACCTAGCGTATGCCAGTCCTATAGACGATCAAAGTGCATGGGGAATTTCTTTAATTCGTTTTGGCGTAGATGACATCTTGAATACTACTGAATTAATTGATTCAGAAGGGAATATCGATTACAATAGAATTAGTCTTTTTTCGACAGCTGATTATGGCTTTACTTTTTCGTATGCCCGAAAGTTTCCCGTTTCAGGATTTCAATACGGGGTAAATGCTAAAGTAATTCGACGCATTATAGGGAATTTTGCGAATTCTTGGGGATTTGGTTTTGATATTGGACTTCAGTACGAAAAAAATGATTGGCAATTTGGCTTAATGATTCGAGATATCACTACCACTTATAATGTATGGCGTATTGATGAAGTAGAATATCAAAAAATTGCAAATGCCATTCCTGAACAAAACCAAGAATTGCCTGAAAGCACTGAAATTACAGCTCCCAAAATACAATTAGGATTGTCTAAAAAATTCACCATACATTATGATTACAGTGTTATGGCTGCAGCCAATATGAATATGCGTTTTGCCAAAACTAATGATTTGATAACTACCGACTTCATTAGTATTGATCCCGCCCTTGGATTTGAATTTGGCTATACTGATTTAGTTTTTCTACGTGGAGGCTTAGGAAATTTTCAAAATGTACAACAATTTGACAATTCCAAAAAGGTGAGTTTTCAACCCAATATAGGACTAGGTTTTAAGTACAAAGGGATTCAAATTGATTATGCTTTAACCGATTTAGGAAACCAAAGCACCACATTATACTCCAATATATTTTCTGTAAAAGTAGATTTAGGAATGTTTCGAAATTAA